The Drosophila mauritiana strain mau12 chromosome 2R, ASM438214v1, whole genome shotgun sequence genome has a segment encoding these proteins:
- the LOC117137588 gene encoding acetyl-CoA carboxylase isoform X4, producing the protein MSETNESNDTAAQTAEGDRPSFLVGDEIDERAAEAGEACDEFPQKMQSDVRQNGDISERRKRLRPSMSRGTGLGQDRHQDRDFHIATTEEFVKRFGGTRVINKVLIANNGIAAVKCMRSIRRWAYEMFKNERAIRFVVMVTPEDLKANAEYIKMADHYVPVPGGSNNNNYANVELIVDIALRTQVQAVWAGWGHASENPKLPELLHKEGLVFLGPPERAMWALGDKVASSIVAQTAEIPTLPWSGSDLKAQYSGKKIKISSELFARGCVTNVEQGLAAVNKIGFPVMIKASEGGGGKGIRRVDTTEEFPALFRQVQAEVPGSPIFVMKLARGARHLEVQLLADQYGNAISLFGRDCSIQRRHQKIIEEAPAIVAQPEVFEDMEKAAVRLAKMVGYVSAGTVEYLYDPEGRYFFLELNPRLQVEHPCTEMVADVNLPAAQLQIGMGIPLYRLKDIRLLYGESPWGSSVIDFENPPNKPRPSGHVIAARITSENPDEGFKPSSGTVQELNFRSSKNVWGYFSVAASGGLHEFADSQFGHCFSWGENRQQARENLVIALKELSIRGDFRTTVEYLITLLETNRFLDNSIDTAWLDALIAERVQSEKPDILLGVMCGSLHIADRQITESFSSFQTSLEKGQIQAANTLTNVVDVELINDGIRYKVQAAKSGANSYFLLMNSSFKEIEVHRLSDGGLLISLEGASYTTYMKEEVDRYRIVIGNQTCVFEKENDPSLLRSPSAGKLINMIVEDGAHVSKGQAFAEIEVMKMVMTLTSQEAGTVTFVRRPGAVLDAGSLLGHLELDDPSLVTKAQPFKGQFLQPENAPVPEKLNRVHNTYKSILENTLAGYCLPEPFNAQRLRDIIEKFMQSLRDPSLPLLELQEVIASISGRIPISVEKKIRKLMTLYERNITSVLAQFPSQQIASVIDSHAATLQKRADRDVFFLTTQSIVQLVQRYRNGIRGRMKAAVHELLRQYYDVESQFQYGHYDKCVGLVREHNKDDMQTVVNTIFSHSQVAKKNLLVTLLIDHLWANEPGLTDELANTLSELTSLNRAEHSRVALRSRQVLIAAHQPAYELRHNQMESIFLSAVDMYGHDFHPENLQRLILSETSIFDILHDFFYHSNRAVCNAALEVYVRRAYTSYELTCLQHLELSGGLPLVHFQFLLPTAHPNRLFSRMSSPDGLDQAAAESLGNSFVRTGAIAAFDSFEHFEMYSDEILDLLEDFVSPAMVNAKVLEAVEAADSISDSRHSTSINVSLSDPVTRANAAEEAKSTEPIHIVSVAVRETGELDDLQMAQIFGNYCQEHNEELFQRRIRRITFAALKKRQFPKFFTFRARDKFTEDRIYRHLEPASAFHLELNRMKTYDLEALPTANQKMHLYLGKAKVSKGQEVTDYRFFIRSIIRHSDLITKEASFEYLQNEGERVLLEAMDELEVAFSHPHAKRTDCNHIFLNFVPTVIMDPAKIEESVTKMIMRYGPRLWKLRVLQAELKMVIRQSPQSPTQAVRLCIANDSGYFLDISMYTEQTEPETGIIKFKAYGEKQGSLHGHPISTPYMTKDFLQQKRFQAQSNGTTYVYDVPDMFRQMTERHWREFSKARPTVDIRTPDKILIECKELVLEGDNLVEMQRLPGENNCGMVAWRIVLATPEYPNGREIIVIANDLTYLIGSFGIKEDVLFAKASQLARQLKVPRIYISVNSGARIGLAEEVKAMFKIAWEDPEEPDKGFKYLYLSTEDYAQVANLNSVRAILIEDEGEQRYKITDIIGKDDGLGVENLRYAGLIAGETSQAYEEIVTIAMVTCRTIGIGSYVVRLGQRVIQIDNSHIILTGYAALNKLLGRKVYASNNQLGGTQIMFNNGVTHKTEAIDLDGVYTILDWLSYIPAYIGCDLPIVLPSDRIERPVDFMPTKSPYDPRWMLGGRVNPVNANDWENGFFDRDSWSEIMASWAKTVVTGRARLGGVPVGVIAVETRTVEVEMPADPANLDSEAKTLQQAGQVWYPDSSYKTAQAIKDFGREELPLIVFANWRGFSGGMKDMYEQIVKFGAYIVDGLREYKKPVLIYLPPNAELRGGAWAVLDSLINPRYMETYADPEARGGVLEPEGIVEIKYKEKDLVKTIHRLDPTTIGLKKELDEANASGDKVRAAQVDEKIKARIAVLMHVYHTVAVHFADLHDTPERMLEKECISEIVPWRDSRRWLYWRLRRLLLEDAYIKKILRAQDNLSVGQAKQMLRRWLVEEKGATEAYLWDKNEEMVSWYEEQINAESIVSRNVNSVRRDAIISTISKMLEDCPDVALDAVVGLCQGLTPVNRGVVVRTLAQMQLNEETSNSNQG; encoded by the exons ATGAGCGAAACAAATGAGTCCAATGACACGGCCGCCCAAACCGCCGAGGGCGACCGTCCCAGCTTTTTG GTGGGCGATGAGATCGACGAGCGGGCCGCCGAGGCGGGCGAGGCCTGCGACGAGTTCCCGCAGAAGATGCAGAGCGATGTCCGCCAGAATGGGGATATTTCCGAGCGGCGCAAGCGGTTAAG GCCGAGTATGTCGCGTGGCACAGGGCTGGGCCAGGACCGGCACCAGGATCGCGACTTCCACATCGCCACCACCGAGGAGTTCGTGAAGCGCTTCGGCGGCACCCGAGTGATCAACAAGGTCCTGATTGCCAACAACGGTATCGCGGCCGTCAAGTGCATGCGATCCATCCGGAGATGGGCGTACGAAATGTTCAAGAACGAGCGAGCCATCAGGTTTGTGGTGATGGTCACTCCGGAGGATCTGAAGGCGAATGCCGAATACATTAAGATGGCGGATCACTATGTGCCCGTGCCCGGCGGAtcgaacaacaacaactacgcCAATGTCGAGCTCATCGTGGACATTGCTCTTCGCACCCAAGTGCAG GCCGTGTGGGCTGGTTGGGGTCATGCCTCCGAGAACCCGAAGCTGCCGGAGCTGCTCCACAAAGAGGGTCTGGTGTTCCTTGGCCCTCCGGAACGTGCCATGTGGGCGCTTGGCGACAAGGTGGCCTCCTCGATTGTGGCCCAAACTGCCGAAATTCCCACCCTGCCGTGGTCCGGATCGGACCTGAAGGCCCAGTACAGTGGCAAGAAGATCAAAATTTCCAGTGAGCTCTTCGCCCGCGGCTGTGTGACCAATGTGGAACAGGGTCTGGCCGCAGTTAACAAGATTG GCTTCCCCGTAATGATCAAGGCATCGGAAGGAGGTGGTGGCAAGGGTATTCGCCGCGTGGACACCACTGAGGAGTTCCCCGCCCTGTTCCGCCAGGTTCAAGCTGAGGTGCCCGGCTCACCGATTTTCGTGATGAAGCTGGCACGCGGAGCTCGCCACTTGGAGGTGCAACTGCTGGCGGATCAGTACGGCAATGCCATTAGCTTGTTTGGCCGTGACTGCTCCATCCAGCGTCGTCATCAAAAAATTATTGAGGAAGCTCCTGCCATCGTGGCCCAGCCAGAGGTGTTCGAGGACATGGAAAAGGCCGCCGTGCGTCTGGCCAAGATGGTGGGTTACGTCAGCGCGGGAACTGTGGAGTATCTATATGATCCGGAGGGTCGCTACTTCTTCCTGGAGCTGAACCCCCGTCTGCAGGTGGAGCATCCGTGTACGGAGATGGTGGCCGATGTGAATCTTCCCGCTGCTCAGCTGCAAATTGGAATGGGAATTCCCCTTTACCGGCTTAAGGACATCCGTCTGCTGTACGGAGAGTCTCCGTGGGGCTCCTCAGTCATTGACTTCGAAAATCCACCGAACAAACCGCGCCCCTCCGGACATGTTATCGCTGCTCGTATCACCTCGGAGAACCCCGACGAGGGCTTCAAGCCCAGTTCTGGAACCGTTCAGGAGCTTAACTTCCGCTCGAGCAAGAATGTGTGGGGCTACTTCAGTGTGGCTGCCAGTGGAGGATTGCACGAGTTCGCGGACTCACAGTTTGGGCATTGTTTCTCCTGGGGCGAGAACCGTCAGCAGGCTCGAGAGAACCTGGTGATTGCCCTGAAGGAGCTGTCCATTCGAGGTGATTTCCGAACCACGGTGGAGTACCTGATCACTCTGCTGGAAACGAATCGGTTCCTCGACAACAGCATCGACACCGCCTGGCTAGATGCCTTGATCGCAGAGCGTGTGCAATCCGAGAAGCCTGATATCCTGTTGGGCGTAATGTGCGGATCGCTGCACATCGCAGATCGTCAAATTACTGAGAGCTTCTCCAGCTTCCAGACCTCTCTGGAGAAAGGTCAGATCCAAGCAGCGAACACCCTGACGAACGTGGTGGATGTTGAGCTAATCAACGATGGCATCCGTTACAAGGTGCAGGCCGCCAAGAGCGGAGCCAACTCGTACTTCCTGCTGATGAACAGCTCGTTCAAGGAGATCGAGGTGCACCGCCTCTCCGACGGAGGTTTGCTCATCTCTTTGGAAGGCGCCTCCTACACCACGTACATGAAGGAGGAAGTGGATCGCTACCGCATTGTGATTGGCAACCAGACATGTGTCTTCGAAAAGGAGAACGATCCATCGCTGCTGCGCAGTCCGTCTGCCGGAAAGCTCATCAACATGATTGTGGAAGATGGCGCACATGTAAGCAAGGGCCAGGCCTTTGCTGAGATTGAGGTGATGAAGATGGTGATGACCCTTACGTCCCAGGAGGCAGGCACAGTAACGTTTGTGCGTCGACCAGGAGCTGTTCTGGATGCGGGATCCCTTTTGGGCCACTTGGAGCTGGACGATCCATCGCTGGTGACGAAAGCACAGCCCTTCAAGGGTCAGTTCCTGCAGCCAGAGAATGCACCGGTGCCCGAGAAACTAAACAGGGTGCACAATACTTACAAGAGCATCCTTGAAAACACACTGGCTGGTTACTGCCTGCCGGAACCGTTCAATGCGCAGAGACTGAGAGACATTATCGAGAAATTCATGCAAAGCTTGCGGGATCCCTCGTTGCCGCTGTTGGAGCTGCAAGAAGTTATCGCCTCCATCTCAGGTCGCATACCCATATCCGTGGAGAAGAAGATCCGGAAACTGATGACGCTGTACGAGCGAAACATAACTAGTGTGCTGGCCCAATTCCCCTCGCAGCAGATCGCCAGTGTTATTGACAGCCATGCGGCCACGCTGCAGAAGCGCGCTGACCGAGATGTCTTCTTCCTGACCACCCAGAGCATTGTGCAGCTGGTGCAGCGCTACAGGAACGGAATCCGCGGCAGAATGAAGGCCGCCGTTCATGAGCTACTGCGTCAGTACTACGATGTAGAGTCGCAGTTCCAGTATGGACACTACGACAAATGCGTGGGACTGGTGCGGGAGCACAACAAGGACGACATGCAGACGGTGGTCAACACCATCTTCTCGCACTCTCAGGTGGCAAAGAAGAATCTGCTGGTCACTCTGCTCATTGATCACCTGTGGGCCAACGAACCTGGACTAACGGACGAATTGGCCAACACGCTAAGTGAATTGACCTCTTTGAATCGAGCCGAGCACTCTAGGGTTGCTCTGCGTTCCCGCCAAGTTCTGATCGCTGCCCACCAGCCGGCCTATGAGCTGCGCCACAACCAAATGGAGTCGATCTTCCTCTCCGCCGTTGACATGTACGGCCATGACTTCCACCCCGAGAACCTTCAGCGCCTGATTCTGTCGGAGACCTCAATCTTTGACATCCTGCACGACTTCTTCTACCACTCTAATCGGGCAGTGTGCAATGCTGCTCTGGAAGTCTATGTGAGGAGAGCTTACACTTCGTACGAGCTGACCTGCTTGCAGCATTTGGAACTCTCCGGTGGCCTGCCGCTGGTGCACTTCCAGTTCCTCCTCCCCACAGCTCACCCGAACAGACTGTTCTCGCGCATGTCCTCCCCCGATGGATTGGATCAGGCAGCGGCAGAGTCCTTGGGAAACTCATTCGTGCGCACCGGAGCGATAGCAGCCTTTGACTCCTTCGAACACTTTGAGATGTACTCGGACGAGATTCTGGATCTGCTCGAAGACTTTGTCTCGCCAGCCATGGTTAACGCCAAGGTCCTGGAAGCCGTAGAGGCAGCGGATTCCATCTCGGACAGCCGACACAGCACCTCGATCAATGTGTCGTTGTCGGATCCCGTAACCCGGGCGAATGCTGCCGAGGAGGCCAAGTCCACCGAACCGATTCACATTGTTAGTGTGGCTGTGAGAGAAACGGGCGAGTTGGATGACCTGCAAATGGCCCAgatctttggaaattattgcCAAGAGCATAACGAGGAGCTCTTCCAGCGACGCATTCGTAGGATTACATTTGCTGCTCTGAAGAAGCGGCAATTCCCCAAGTTCTTCACGTTCAGAGCCAGGGATAAGTTCACGGAGGATCGTATTTACCGGCATCTGGAGCCAGCATCTGCTTTCCATCTGGAGCTGAACCGCATGAAGACGTACGATCTGGAGGCTCTGCCCACGGCTAACCAGAAGATGCACCTGTACCTTGGCAAGGCCAAGGTGTCGAAAGGTCAAGAGGTCACGGACTACCGCTTCTTCATTCGCTCGATCATCCGTCACTCGGATCTGATTACCAAGGAAGCCTCTTTCGAGTATCTGCAAAACGAAGGAGAGCGCGTGCTCCTGGAGGCCATGGATGAGCTGGAGGTGGCATTCTCGCATCCGCACGCCAAGCGCACCGACTGCAACCACATCTTCCTGAACTTTGTGCCCACCGTCATCATGGATCCGGCTAAGATCGAGGAGTCTGTGACAAAGATGATTATGCGATATGGTCCGCGTCTGTGGAAGCTGCGTGTATTGCAGGCTGAGCTGAAGATGGTCATCCGCCAGTCACCACAGTCACCCACTCAGGCAGTGCGTCTGTGCATTGCAAATGACTCCGGCTACTTCCTGGATATTTCGATGTACACCGAGCAAACAGAACCAGAGACAGGAATC ATTAAGTTCAAGGCCTACGGTGAGAAGCAGGGATCTCTGCACGGACATCCCATTTCCACGCCCTACATGACCAAGGACTTCCTGCAGCAGAAACGTTTCCAGGCGCAGTCCAACGGTACCACCTATGTCTATGATGTGCCCGACATGTTCCGCCAGATGACCGAGCGTCACTGGAGAGAATTCTCCAAGGCTCGTCCCACCGTGGACATTCGCACTCCGGACAAGATTTTGATCGAGTGCAAGGAGCTGGTCCTCGAGGGCGACAACCTTGTAGAGATGCAGCGTCTGCCGGGTGAGAACAAT TGCGGCATGGTGGCTTGGCGCATTGTCTTGGCTACTCCCGAATATCCGAATGGCCGCGAGATCATTGTTATAGCCAACGATCTCACCTACTTGATTGGTTCCTTTGGAATTAAGGAGGACGTTCTGTTTGCCAAGGCTTCCCAATTGGCTCGCCAACTCAAAGTACCGAGG ATATACATCTCCGTTAACAGCGGTGCCCGCATCGGACTTGCTGAGGAGGTTAAAGCTATGTTCAAGATCGCATGGGAGGATCCAGAGGAGCCAGATAAGGGTTTCAAGTACCTCTACTTGAGCACCGAGGACTACGCTCAGGTGGCCAACCTGAACTCGGTGAGGGCTATCCTGATCGAGGACGAGGGCGAGCAGCGTTACaagattaccgacatcatcgGCAAGGACGATGGTCTGGGCGTGGAGAACCTGCGCTACGCCGGCTTGATTGCCGGTGAAACGTCGCAGGCCTACGAGGAGATTGTTACCATCGCTATGGTTACCTGCCGCACTATTGGCATTGGATCCTATGTGGTGCGCCTGGGTCAGCGCGTTATCCAGATCGATAATTCACACATTATACTCACTGGCTACGCTGCGCTCAACAAG CTGCTTGGACGCAAGGTGTATGCCTCTAATAATCAGTTGGGTGGCACACAGATCATGTTTAACAACGGAGTCACCCACAAAACAGAGGCCATCGACTTGGACGGTGTCTACACCATCCTCGACTGGCTCTCGTACATCCCCGCGTACATCGGTTGTGACCTGCCCATCGTTTTGCCCAGCGATCGTATCGAACGCCCTGTGGACTTCATGCCCACCAAGTCGCCCTACGATCCGCGTTGGATGCTAGGCGGTCGTGTGAATCCTGTGAACGCGAATGATTGGGAGAACGGATTCTTTGATCGGGACTCGTGGAGCGAAATCATGGCCTCGTGGGCCAAGACAGTGGTCACTGGTCGCGCCCGTCTAGGCGGAGTCCCCGTGGGCGTAATAGCCGTTGAGACCCGCACCGTAGAAGTGGAGATGCCCGCCGATCCTGCCAATCTCGATTCGGAAGCCAAGACCCTGCAGCAGGCAGGTCAGGTGTGGTACCCCGACTCCTCGTACAAAACAGCACAAGCAATCAAAGATTTTGGACGAGAGGAGTTGCCGCTGATTGTTTTCGCAAATTGGCGAGGCTTTTCCGGCGGCATGAAGGACATGTACGAGCAAATCGTCAAGTTCGGAGCATACATCGTCGACGGCTTGCGGGAGTACAAGAAGCCTGTGCTCATCTATCTGCCGCCCAACGCCGAGCTGCGAGGTGGAGCCTGGGCCGTGCTGGATTCCCTCATTAACCCGCGCTACATGGAAACGTATGCCGATCCAGAGGCCAGAGGAGGAGTTCTCGAGCCGGAGGGCATTGTGGAAATAAAGTACAAAGAGAAGGATCTGGTCAAGACGATTCACCGCTTGGATCCGACCACCATTGGG CTGAAAAAGGAGCTCGATGAGGCAAATGCGTCTGGCGACAAGGTCAGGGCTGCTCAGGTGGACGAAAAGATCAAGGCCCGCATCGCTGTGCTTATGCACGTCTACCACACGGTAGCAGTTCACTTTGCCGACCTGCACGACACGCCGGAGCGAATGCTAGAGAAGGAGTGTATCAGTGAGATTGTGCCTTGGCGCGATTCCCGCCGCTGGCTGTACTGGCGTCTGCGACGTCTGCTGTTGGAGGACGCGTATATTAAGAAGATTCTGCGCGCTCAGGACAACCTCTCCGTGGGTCAGGCCAAGCAGATGCTGCGTCGTTGGCTGGTAGAGGAGAAGGGTGCCACAGAG GCTTATCTGTGGGACAAAAACGAAGAAATGGTGTCTTGGTATGAGGAGCAAATCAATGCCGAATCTATTGTTTCTCGCAACGTGAACTCCGTGAGACGGGATGCCATTATTTCTACCATTTCGAAAATGCTCGAG GACTGTCCCGACGTAGCGCTGGACGCTGTAGTGGGTCTTTGCCAAGGTCTGACGCCCGTGAATCGTGGCGTGGTCGTACGCACACTAGCCCAGATGCAGCTGAATGAGGAGACCTCTAACAGCAACCAGGGATGA